In Thermoplasmata archaeon, the genomic window AATCATCACCAACGCCGGAGGTCTCGGAGTCATGTCCGCAGATGCGGCATTCGATGCCAAGAATGTCCATGCAGTCAAGTTCTCGGACGAGACAATCGCCGAGATCAGGACCAGGGTCCCCACTGTCGCCGGAGTCACAAACCCCATCGACATACGCGGAGACGCGAAGCCCGAGTACTTCAAAGAGGTCATCGACATCCTTTCGCACGACCCCGAAGTCGGCGCACTGGTCATCATGGGATCACCGCTCGACACAGCGGATCTCGAGGCCGTCGCCCAGTCCATCGTGGAGATCAAGGACCAGATTCCAGTACCGTTCGTAGTCTGCTTCGCAGGCGGTCACAAGTGCGACAAGGCCAACAGCTACCTCAAGGAGGCGGGAATCCCCACATACCCCACTCCGGACAGAGCAATCCACGCACTCGATGTCCTGAGGACATACACGATCAACAAGGAGAAGTCGCACACCCCCATGTCCTACCCCACTGCCACCGGCGGAGGAAGAGAAGCTGCCAAGAAGATCCTGGACAAGGCAAAGGCCGAGGGAAGGGACTCACTGTCCGAGGCAGAAGGAAAGGAGATCCTCAAGGCATACGGCGTCCCCACTCCCGGAGAGGCCACGGTCAACTCCGCAGACGAGGCCGCGAAGGAATGCGACAGGATCGGATACCCGGTCGTCATGAAGATCGTATCCCCCGACATCAAACACAAGACCGATGTCGGAGGAGTCGTTGTCGGGGTCAAGAACGCGGATGACGCCAAAGCGGCATACACCAAGATCATGGATTCCTGTACTAAGAACGTGCCCGGCGCCAAGATCGACGGAGTCTCCATCCAGCAGATGGTCTCCGGTCAGGAGGTCATCCTGTCCATGATCCGCGACGTGCAGTTCGGCCCCGTCGTATCCTTCGGACTCGGAGGAATCTACGTCGAGATCCTCAGGGAGATCTCCCAGGCCCACGTGCCCATGACCGAGGAGCAGCTCGATGAGATGATCACGTCCACCAAGGCATACAAGCTCATGTCCGGTGCAAGGGGGCTTGCGAAGTCCGATATCCCCGCAATGA contains:
- a CDS encoding acetyl-CoA synthetase, with translation MKGLLTPNSVAIIGASNDETKLGGMLLKNMINAGFTGHLYPVNPKGGEIQGLKAYTSITEIPEPVDLAVISIKAAFVPDEMANLKKNGCHCATILTAGFKEDSPEGKILEQKLVAAAKEADVKFFGPNCFGNMNPWAGVNATFAHLLPRKGHISIFSQSGAVGSSIIDWAYFNKIGIANFVTFGNKADLDEADIIPEISEDPNTKVIGMYCEGISNGHRFVSAIENMPVEKPIVVYKSGRTQAGAAAASSHTGSLAGADAVNNVIFKKLNVYRASSLDDMFDVLNVFSGCSEMKKGGLGIITNAGGLGVMSADAAFDAKNVHAVKFSDETIAEIRTRVPTVAGVTNPIDIRGDAKPEYFKEVIDILSHDPEVGALVIMGSPLDTADLEAVAQSIVEIKDQIPVPFVVCFAGGHKCDKANSYLKEAGIPTYPTPDRAIHALDVLRTYTINKEKSHTPMSYPTATGGGREAAKKILDKAKAEGRDSLSEAEGKEILKAYGVPTPGEATVNSADEAAKECDRIGYPVVMKIVSPDIKHKTDVGGVVVGVKNADDAKAAYTKIMDSCTKNVPGAKIDGVSIQQMVSGQEVILSMIRDVQFGPVVSFGLGGIYVEILREISQAHVPMTEEQLDEMITSTKAYKLMSGARGLAKSDIPAMKEAIKRIALIAVENPEIHELEINPVIVQVEGKGAYAVDALVTLVKE